The DNA window TCTTACATTTGTAATGAAAAAACTTCCATAAAAAGCATCCAGATAACCACGATTAGATGACCAATCATATATGGCATTGATtattttttctagaatttttgttttacgaacatttttttcaaatatattttttaagttcaaATTTTGTAAAACCGAATAAACGGGCTTATAGATAAAAGACGCTATAAATATTCCGAAAAAAGACAGACTGACCGAAAAAGTTGCATTTGTtaaaaattcaaaccaatcgaaagaatttttaaaattttgatgcaacAGGTCTATAGAAGGGATTAACAATTTGGATAATATATCCAAATTTGTTCCTTCTTGGCTAAAAGAGATTCCTATTACTCCAACCAACAAAgtaaataatactaatataaacatagaaaaaagCATAGTATTGGTGGATTCATGAGGATAAAAAGGAGAAGGCTTTTTAGTATCAAAATGAGTAGTATCAATAAGAAGACGTGTTATGCTTTTGACATTTTGATTAATTCTATGGAAATATGCCctcttgttaaaaaaaaaatatttccatAGAATTAATCAAAATGTCAAAAGCATAACACGTCTTCTTATTGATACTACTCATTTTGATACTAAAAAGCCTTCTCCTTTTTATCCTCATGAATCCACCAATACTATGcttttttctatgtttatattagtattatttacTTTGTTGGTTGGAGTAATAGGAATCTCTTTTAGCCAAGAAGGAACAAATTTGGATATATTATCCAAATTGTTAATCCCTTCTATAGACCTgttgcatcaaaattttaaaaattctttcgattggtttgaatttttaACAAATGCAACTTTTTCGGTCAGTCTGTCTTTTTTCGGAATATTTATAGCATCTTTTATCTATAAGCCCGTTTATTCGGTTTTACAAAATttgaacttaaaaaatttagtctTAGGTTTTTGCTagcccttttcttctttttgattATATCCTCGTTTATATCCATATGGTATAATCAATCTAAAAAAATTCGTTCGACCGAAGAACTGAATCTTTGCAAcgaaatattgaaatttgagtGATCTAAatggaatttttatttattgttgaaTTGAATATGAATGAAATACAAATACGTTCTAGTTTTATGTAATATCCATTTTAATCACATGTCGTAAACGGAAATATCCTACAAAGTTCAAAGTTAAAGTTCTTAATATTTACATTTACAACATTAATAGACTCTAATCAAATAATATTCAAATTAGATCTATattataatgtaaaaaaaatatttatgttatagattgaatgaacaaaataaaatacaacaaaaacaataccaaaaagttattgaaaaaaattgaaaacaaagattctttttagtttagtaaaaaaaaaataggaaaaacatcttttaatgtttttcctatttttttttacagCTCTCAAgtaatcttttctatttttttaccaaatcatatatttatttatactttGATTGCATTTAATTTAACCCCGTATTTATGAATATTCAATTAATAGAATCAGAATTCAAAActtatttgtttatcttttatgtatttttgttaCCTAAGTATATTATCTTTAGCCGCACATATATTGTGGCGAGTCAAACTAAActagaaactaaaaaaaagactATTTCCTAAATTTGTTAAGTTAATGATGGCCTTCCATGGATTCACCTATATAAGCCGCAGCTAAAGTAGCAAAAATAAGGGCTTGAATACCGCTTGTAAATAATCCAAGGAACATGACAGGTATAGGAACTACTAAGGGTACtaaagaaacaagaacaacaactacTAATTCATCAGCTAATATATTTCCGAAAAGTCGAAAGCTAAGCGACAGGGGTTTTGTGAAATCTTCTAAGATGTTAATTGGTAGAAGGATTGGAGTTGGTTGGATGTATTTACCAAAATAAGCTAATCCCTTTTTCGAAAGACCCGCATAGAAATATGCTACTGATGTAAGTAAAGCTAATGCAACAGTAGTATTTATATCATTTGTGGGTGCAGCTAACTCCCCATGAGGTAACTGTATTATTTTCCAAGGCAAAAGAGCCCCCGAccaatttgaaacaaaaataaataagaacataGTTCCAACAAAGGGAACCCACGGACCATATTCTTCCCCAATCTGAGTTTTACTTACATCTCGAATGAATTCGAGGACATATTCAAAGAAATTCTGACCAAAAGTGGGAATGGTTTGCGGATTTCTAACAACTAAAATGGCTGAAACCAATAAGATAGCAATTACGACCCAAGAAGTTATAAGTACTTGGGCATGCACTTGGAACCCCCCTAATTGCCAATAGAGATGTTGACCTACTTCCACGGAAGATATCTCATATAATCTTTTTAATGTGTTGATGGAACATAATAGAATATTCATATTGCCCTCAAAATAAATAGAACTTGAAAGGAATTATTTTGATTCAATCATCTATTTTTTCAATTGTCTGttaaatcttttattttgaatatcgACTAATCACTTAATATTTCtgggttttttgttttttgcgcGATTTAGTAAATTAGTTATAGTAACCGATTCTATTCTATAAATCTATGAAGTTCTCAatggaataatttattttattattaattaagaatTTCGTATATAGCTAGAACGACCTTCACAAATTGCAAATACTAATTTGTTAAGAATTAACCGAATTGAAGCTATAGCATCATCATTAGCTGGAATCGAAATATCCGCGAGATTGGGGTCACAATTTGTATCGATTAAACAAATTGTTGGAATTCCCAAAGTGATACATTCTCTAAGAGCGGTATACTCCTCTTGCTGATCAACGATTATGACAATATCGGGTAAGCCAGTCATATATTTAATGCCACCCAGATAGGTTTCCAAGTGCGATAACTGTCTCTTCAAAATAGCAGTATCTTTTTTTGGCAAACTATGGATTCTGCCCGTTTTTTGTTCTGTTCTCAAGGACCTGAACTTATGAAGTCTCGTTTCTGTAGTATACCAATTGGTTAACATACCGCCGAGccattttttattaacataatGACACCGAGCTCTTGTTGCAGCCCGTGCTATTAAATCCGCAGCTTTATTTTTTGTGCcaacaattaaaaattgtttCCCCTTACTTGCTGCATCAAAAACCAAATCACAAGCTTCTGATAAAAAGCGAGCAGTTCTTGTAAGATTTAGAATATGAATACCCTTACGTTTTGTGGATATATAAGGTGCCATTCTGGGATTCCATTTTCTAGTACCATGGCCAAAATGAACTCCCGCTTCCATCATCTCTTCCAACGTTATGTTCCAGTATCTTTTTGTCATTGATCCCCACAAAAAAAGAGACAGGGTATCCTGAAATAAGAAAAGTTTTGTTCCGATGGAACCTTCTCTTTTATCGAAGATTGGCTCTTGATACATGGTCAGgccattcaattttttttacttttttctttgttctctTTCAATAATGTAATCAAACgcctttatttaaatttaagaatTAGAAATTCGAAAAAATAGGCTTTTAGCAATTATCAAATCTTCGGAAATGATTGCTGCAACGTATCACATAAATTcttgaaattaaaaaacaaattctCTATGGTGGAACAggatatcttttattttttcctcgagtaaattcttttttttcggAGCAATCTTAATAAGTTGTCTTTGCTTTGAAGGCTGTGTTACCCTTTTGAATCCGGTACCAACGGGTATCATTCCCCCCAAAACAACGTTCTCTTTCAGACCTTTCAACCAATCGATACGACCTCGGAGAGCAGCTTTTGCTAAAACTCTAGTAGTTTCTTGAAAACTCGCTTCGGATATGAAACTTTGGGTATTCAAAGATGTTTTTGTTATTCCCAATAATAGAGCTCGGTAACAAATTACTTCTTCTAAGGCACGTCCCGCTCGTTCAGCTCGAAACAATCCAATTAGCTCGCTGGGTGAAAAAACATTAGACATTCCATCTTCTGAAACCAATACTTTTGATGTTATTTGGCGTACGATAATCTCAATATGTCTATTATGTATATGCACTCCTTGGGATCGATAAACCCTTTGGATTTTATTAACCAAAGAAATTCGACTTTGGACAATAGTTAGCTCAGTACAAATAAAGAATCCCCAAGGAATGCCGAGAATTTTGGTTATATGTTCGTTCCAAGCGTCAACCCTCTTCCCTAGGTTAATCGATATTGAATCAATCGAACGAACTTCTAATACCTGTTCCACTTTTGGAAGACCTTGGGTTATATCACCTGATCTCGATTTTTCATATATAAATGTTACTAATATATCTCCTTCAAAAAAGATTTCTCCAAAATGTCCATGAACTGTTGCTCCTGGAGTCGCCAAATAGGTATTAGCCGATCTTATTAATATGGAATCCATTTTAACAATTAAAACTTGTCccgattttaattttagttctagtctattttttgtttgagaTAGACATacattttcacaaataaattgtCCCAGGCTAATTATTGTAATCGTTTTTTCACAATATTTAGAATCATAATCATGATGGAGAAAATCCCAATTCAAACggaatgtatttaattttatgttgcTGCATGGATCGGGCTTATAAATTATCTCGGTTTCgtccattaaaaaaatttttaatgcttgccAAGTTAAAAAAAACTTGTCaagtttcaaatttttattcatcGAGATCTGATTATGAGTTATTAAAAGGTAAActgaataaaaatttgaaacttGAAGTGCTATTCCTACGGGACCTAATGAATTCTTAATTGGAATTTGAagatccttttttattttttttattctcttttttattttcagctCGTTGTAGTATTTTACATTGCTAAAAGGTCCTATTTCAAAACAATCATATGATGACAAAATTATCAAAGATTGGCATTCTGTATTTCTGTTCAACAACACATGAATCGTTTCATGATTTTGGATATGTGATTGTTGAATTCTTTTCTGGAAAGAAATAGGAAAAAATGGATTAATATTGATTTGATCTGACTCATTATCCGAGATC is part of the Arachis duranensis cultivar V14167 chromosome 1, aradu.V14167.gnm2.J7QH, whole genome shotgun sequence genome and encodes:
- the LOC127740776 gene encoding DNA-directed RNA polymerase subunit beta'' codes for the protein MVRNNSIIETNTPITFNIKSRVGGLVRMEKKKKKIELQIFSGDIHFPGEMDKVYRHSGILIQPERLKKDSKESKKIKNWISVQWITIIKKKYFVLVRPVILYEITNGINLVKLFPQDLFRERDNLELKALNYILYGNGKSIRKISHTSIQLVRTCLVLNWDRDKKSSSIEESRASFVEVNINGLIGDFLRIDPTKSRISYIRKRNDPSGSEWISDNESDQININPFFPISFQKRIQQSHIQNHETIHVLLNRNTECQSLIILSSYDCFEIGPFSNVKYYNELKIKKRIKKIKKDLQIPIKNSLGPVGIALQVSNFYSVYLLITHNQISMNKNLKLDKFFLTWQALKIFLMDETEIIYKPDPCSNIKLNTFRLNWDFLHHDYDSKYCEKTITIISLGQFICENVCLSQTKNRLELKLKSGQVLIVKMDSILIRSANTYLATPGATVHGHFGEIFFEGDILVTFIYEKSRSGDITQGLPKVEQVLEVRSIDSISINLGKRVDAWNEHITKILGIPWGFFICTELTIVQSRISLVNKIQRVYRSQGVHIHNRHIEIIVRQITSKVLVSEDGMSNVFSPSELIGLFRAERAGRALEEVICYRALLLGITKTSLNTQSFISEASFQETTRVLAKAALRGRIDWLKGLKENVVLGGMIPVGTGFKRVTQPSKQRQLIKIAPKKKNLLEEKIKDILFHHREFVF
- the LOC127740792 gene encoding 30S ribosomal protein S2, chloroplastic, yielding MYQEPIFDKREGSIGTKLFLFQDTLSLFLWGSMTKRYWNITLEEMMEAGVHFGHGTRKWNPRMAPYISTKRKGIHILNLTRTARFLSEACDLVFDAASKGKQFLIVGTKNKAADLIARAATRARCHYVNKKWLGGMLTNWYTTETRLHKFRSLRTEQKTGRIHSLPKKDTAILKRQLSHLETYLGGIKYMTGLPDIVIIVDQQEEYTALRECITLGIPTICLIDTNCDPNLADISIPANDDAIASIRLILNKLVFAICEGRSSYIRNS
- the LOC127740808 gene encoding ATP synthase subunit a, chloroplastic → MNILLCSINTLKRLYEISSVEVGQHLYWQLGGFQVHAQVLITSWVVIAILLVSAILVVRNPQTIPTFGQNFFEYVLEFIRDVSKTQIGEEYGPWVPFVGTMFLFIFVSNWSGALLPWKIIQLPHGELAAPTNDINTTVALALLTSVAYFYAGLSKKGLAYFGKYIQPTPILLPINILEDFTKPLSLSFRLFGNILADELVVVVLVSLVPLVVPIPVMFLGLFTSGIQALIFATLAAAYIGESMEGHH